The region GGGGGTGGTGGCGGTAGAGGCAGAGGCGGAGGTCCCTGCCGATGGGGGCCGCGGCGCCGTGGTGGACGGCGCCGCCGAGGTGGACGCGGACGCGCCCGGGGAGGTCCGGTCGGCGTTCGCACCGGAGGCGGCGGGCGAGTCGCCCGGCGCCGTCCCCGCCTCGTCGGCGGCCGAGCCGCTCACGGAAGCCGTCGGCTCCGGGGACGCGGACGCTCCCCGGCCGTCACCGTCGCTCCGCCCCGAGGGCGAGGAGCCCCCGGACGACCCGGAGTCGAACAGCCGCACGAGCACCACGGCGAGGACGACCGCGCACACCACCCCGCCGGCCACCGCCCCCCGCCGCCGCGGGAGCCGCTCCGGGCGGCGGCGCCGCGAGCCGCCACGGCGGCCGGTCCCGGTACGCGCCGCGGCGCCGTCGCCGCCCGTCCCCGCCCCCGACCCGTCGCCGCCCGTCCCCGCCCCCGACCCGTCGTCGATCCTCTCCGCACCCGGCCCGTCGTACGCGTCCTGCCAGCCGTGCGCCGCCGCCGGATCCGCGTACGCCTCGTACACCGGAGGCGCCTCGCCGTCGCCGCTCGGGAGGTACACCCTCGGCTCGGCCTCGTTCTCACCGTTCTGCCAGGACATGGGCGCGGATTCTAAGGACCGCAAGGGCTTACGGCACAACGTAGGGAAGAAAGCGACCCAAAACGCCACGTCTCACGTGGTGGAAAACACCCCCCGCCGAGCGTTACGCGGCCGTAAGCTCACCGTCATGCAGGTGATCCAGTCGACCAAGCTCGCCAACGTCTGTTACGAGATCCGGGGCCCGGTGCTCGAGGAGGCGATGCGGCTGGAAGCGGCGGGTCATCGGATCCTCAAGCTGAACACCGGCAATCCGGCCGCGTTCGGGTTCGAGTGCCCGCCCGAGATCCTGGAGGACATCCTCCGGAACGTGTCGACCGCGCACGGCTACGGCGACGCGAAGGGCCTGCTCGCCGCCCGCCGCGCCGTCGTGATGCACAACCAGACCCTCGGCATCGAGACCGACGTCGAGCATGTCTTCATCGGCAACGGCGTGTCCGAGCTGATCGTGATGGCGATGCAGGGGCTGCTGGACGACGGCGACGAGGTCCTCGTACCGGCGCCGGACTACCCGCTGTGGACCGCCGCCGTGTCCCTGTCCGGCGGCACCGCCGTGCACTACCACTGCGACGAGCAGTCGGACTGGATGCCCGACCTCGCGGACGTGGAGCGCAAGGTCACCGACCGCACCAAGGCGATCGTCATCATCAACCCGAACAACCCGACGGGCGCGGTGTACGACGAGGCGATGCTGCGCGGGCTCACCGACATCGCCCGCCGCCACAACCTCCTGGTCTGCTCGGACGAGATCTACGACAAGATCCTCTACGACGACGCCACGCACACCCCGACCGCCTCGGTCGCGCCCGACCTGCTCACCCTCACCTTCAACGGCATGTCGAAGGCGTACCGGGTGGCGGGCTACCGGGTCGGCTGGATGTCGATCTCCGGCCCCCGCGCGCACGCCGACTCCTACATCGAGGGCCTGACGATCCTCGCGAACATGCGCCTGTGCGCGAACATGCCCGGTCAGCACGGCGTGGTCGCGGCGCTCAGCGGGCGGCAGACCATCAACGACCTGGTGCTGCCCGGCGGCCGGCTGAAGGAACAGCGGGACGTCGCCTACGAGCTGCTGACCCAGATCCCGGGCGTGAGCTGCGTGAAGCCCAAGGGCGCGCTGTATCTCTTCCCGCGACTCGACCCGAAGGTCTTCAAGATCAAGGACGACCGGCAGATGGTCCTCGACCTGCTCCGCCGCGAGAAGATCATGGTCGTCCAGGGGACCGGCTTCAACTGGCCCGAGTCGGACCACTTCCGGGTGGTCACCCTGCCGAGCGTGGGCGATCTGACCGACGCGGTGACCCGGATCGGGAACTTCCTGGACGGCTACAGCCAGCCCTGACACTCACGCTGTGTACGCGACACGACAAGATGTGCGACATGGCTCAACTTTAGACGAAATCCAAGCTAGGATGATTTCCTGAAAGACCACAGGAGGCCGTCCCCATGTACGAACCGATCCGCACCAAGTCGGTCCACACGACGGCCGGCGCCCCCTCCGACTTTCCCCACCGGTCGCGCGAGGAGGAGCTGGACATCCAGCTCGCCGGACACCTCGCGGCGCTCCTCGCGGTGACCGACGAGATCCGCGCGATCGAAGCGTCCGCCGACCTGGACGCGGCGGCCGAGCGGCTCGCCGAGCAGGTGGCGCGGCTGCGGGGAGGAGTGGCGCCGGTCCGCGCGTCGTCGGCCGCCGCCGTGCGCGAGCCGCACGTCGTCGCTCTCCACCAGCGGGCCCACGCCCTCGCCGGCCGCGCCCTCGTCGTCGCCGCGTCCCGCGCGGACACGGCGGGCGCGATCCTGGCCGCCGAGCGCATGGACGCCCACGCCCCGGCCGCCGAACCCCGCGAACTCGCGGCTCGCTGAGAGCCCGCGTCCGAGCCCCCGGGCTCCCCCTGTACGGCCCCGGTCCGCGCGCACCCGCAGCGACGTGCGGACCGGGTGCCACACACCCATCGGTCAGCCGAGGGCAGTGGCCGTCGTCTGCAACCCGAGCGTCGCGAGCAGCGCCAGTTGCTGCGCCGCCTCCGTGCCCGGCGCGGCCGAGCAGATCGTGATCCGCAGGTCCCCGCCCGGCACCGCGAGCGTGTCGCAATCCAGGAGGATCGTCCCCACCTCGGGATGGTGGACCGTCTTGGTGTCGGCCTTGTGGAATCCGACCGCGTGCGAGGCCCACAGCTCACGGAACGGCTCGCTCTCCCGCCGCAGATCCGCGATCAGCGAGCGCAGCCCCCGGTCGTCGGGATAGCGGGCGGTGGCGGACCGAAGATCCGACACCAGGGCCGTGCGCAGCCTCTGCTCCTGCTCCGGGGTGTGCGTGGTGCGGCTGGGCAGACCCGTGAACTGCCGCCACACGTAGTTGCGTTCCCGCCCGCGCCACCCGGACGGGTCCCCCGCCAGCGCGGCCCACAGCGGGTTCCACGAGATGAGGTTGTACGCCGCGTCGTGGACCCCGATCGGGGACTGGCTCAGCTGGTCCAGGAGGCGCTGCACGCTCGGCGGGATGTGCTGCGAGATGTGTCCGGCCGCGGGCGGTGCCTGCCCGGCCAGCCGGTAGAGGTGGTCGCGCTCGGGCTCCGACAGGCGCAGGGCGCGGGCGAGCGCGCCGACCACCTGGTCGGAGGGGGCGGTGGCGCGGCCCTGTTCGAGGCGGGTGACATAGTCCACCGAGAGCCCGGCGAGCTGCGCCAGCTCCTCCCTGCGCAGTCCGGGCGCCCGCCGCGCGCCGCCCCTCGGCAGCCCGGCCTCCTGGGGTGTGCTCCGGTCGCGCCAGTACCGCAGCGCGGTACCGAGCTCTCCGTGCTCGCGATGGTCCCGAGGGTCTCGTTGGCTCACCCCTCCATGGTGCTCCCCCGGCGCCGCCACAGCCTGGTACTGCCAGTCCCCCCGACGCGGAGGGCTCTGTCCGACCGCCCGGGCGGCGCGGACCGCGTCCACGAGGAGGCCACACGTCGACATCCTCATCAACAACGCGCGCATCACCCAACCCGCCAAGCCTGTTGAGGAGTTGACGGGTCCGGACCTGCAACGGGTCTACGACACGAACGTCCTCGGCCCCGTCCGCACCCTGCACGCCTTCCTCCCCCTGCTGCGGAAGGCGGAGCACCCCGTCGTCGTCAACGTCGGCAGCTCCCTTGACTCGATCATCGTCGCCACCGCCGCCGCGGGCGCGGACGCGCCGAGCGGCGCCTTCGTGGAGAACGGAGGCACCCTCCCCTGGTGAGCCCCGCGCCCTCCACCTGGTGACACCCGCAGCAGGAGGCCGCCGTTCCGGTTGCATACCGAGATCGGTCGGACACCCTCCGTTCACCCGGCGCGGCCGGGAATGTTGGGTTCCGGGAGCACTCTCCTCGATGTGAGACGCATCGCGGGAATCGTCCTGGCGGTCCTGTTGATCGGCGGCGTGGTAGCAGCCGTCATCGGGGGCCGCGAAGGTCAGGACAAGGGCACGGCAACGAAGACCGTGCAAGGAGTGATCGGATCGGAGAAGGCGGAGTTCTTCGCCGATCCCGACGTGGTGAAGGCCCTGGCTGCCAAGGGCTTCACCGTGAAGACGGAGACCTCCGGGTCCTGGGCCATGGACGGCCTGGACCTCAAGGGGTACGACTTCGCCTTCCCCTCCAGCCAGGCCCCGGCCGACGAGCTGGCCGCCAAGTACCACGTACGGCAGCCGCTGCCGCGCCCGTTCTACTCGCCCCTCGTGGTCGTCGCGCACCGCAGCGCCGCCGAGGTTCTGGCGGCGAACGGGCTCGCGACCGTCGGCAAGGGCACCGGCACGCTCAGGATGGCCGCGTACCTCAAGGCCGCCGGGCGGGACCGGACCTGGCAGCAGCTCAAGGGGGCTGCGGCGCACGGCGAGTTGACCGGCACGCTCTTCATCGCCAGCACCGATCCGGACACCTCCAACTCCGGCGCGCTCTACCTCGCCGCCGCCTCGTACGTCGCCGACGGCGGCCGGGTCGCGTCCAGCGCCGCCGCCGTCGGGCGCACCGCGCCCCTCATGCACAAGCTCGTCAGCGTGCAGGGCGCCCAGCAGTCCAGCACGGACGCGGCGTTCCGTGACTTCATCAGCGGGGCCGGGAACCCGCTCGTGCTCGTGTACGAGTCGCAGGTCGCCGCGCTGCTCAACCAGGGCCAGGACGTCGGTGACCTCACCGTCCTCTACCCGGACACCACGGCGAACAGCGACCACACCGTCGTACCCCTCACTCCCGAGGGCCGCGCGCTCGGTGAGCTCCTCAGCAGTGACCCGACCCTGCGCAGGCTCGCCGTCAAGCACGGGTTCCGGCCGCAGGGCGCGACCGGGGAGTTCACGGCGGCCACCGCCGCCCACGCCACCTATCTCAACCAGAAGCTGACCGGCGTCCGGCAGGCGCCCGTGCCCGCCTACAAGGTGCTGCACGAGATGGCGCGCCGGGCCGGGAACTAGGGGGGAAAAGCAAGTGACGACCGAAGACACCTTCACCCTCACACCGCCCGAGGCCGTCGCGCCCGTGCCCCGTGAGAAGGCGGGCGGGCTGGTGCCCGTCGACCCGTCCGTGCAGGACGAGATGGCGCGCCGGGCCGCCGAGTACGTCGGCTCTCTCGCCGCCCTCGACGCCCGCTCGCCCGAGTTCGCGGGCAAGGTCGGGGAGATCGCGGGCCTCGGCGCGAGCGAGATGCGGGGCGCCGCCGCGCAGTCCAACCGCATGCTGGAGCGCACCCTGCGCAGCCTGCCCGACAAGGGCGGGGACGCCCAGTCGCACGTGGCGGGCTCGCTGGTCGAACTCCGCCGTGTGGTCGAGGACCTGGACCCGCGGGACCTGCCCGCGAGCAAGGGCCGGAAGTTCCTGTCCAAGCTGCCCGGCAGCAACAAGCTGCGTGACCACGTCGCCAAGTACGCCTCCTCGCAGGCCACCCTGAACAAGATCGTGGGCTCGCTGCGCGGCGGCCAGGACGAACTGCGCCGCGACAACGCCGCGTTGCAGACCGAGCGCGTCCGGCTCTGGGAGACGATGGGCAAGCTCCAGGAGTACGTCGTCCTCACCCGGGCCCTGGACACGGCGGTCGAGGAGCACATCGCCGCCGCCGAGGCCGTGGACCCCGCGCAGGCCGACACCCTGCGCGCCGACGTCCTCTTCCCCGTCCGGCAGAAGCACCAGGACCTGCTGACCCAGCTCGCGGTGTGCGCGCAGGGCTATCTGGCCATGGACGTGGTCCGGCGCAACAACGACGAGCTCATCAAGGGCGTCGACCGCGCCGCCACCACCACGGTGTCCGCACTGCGCATCTCCGTGATGCTGGCCTCCGCCCTCGAGAACCAGCGCAAGGTCGTCGACCAGGTCAACGCCCTGCGCGGCACGACCGAGGACCTGATCCGCGGCAACGCCGAGATGCTCGCCACCCAGAGCGGGGAGATCCAGCGCATCGCCGCCGACCCGGCCGTCGGCGCGGAGACCCTGCGCACCGCCTTCCAGCAGATCTACCGCACCCTCGACGCCATCGACACGTACAAGGTCCGGGCGACCGAGTCGATGGCCGCGACCGTCGAGTCCCTCGCATCCGAACTCCAGTACGCGAACGCCTACTTGGAGCGCAGCCGCTCGCAGGGCGCCCTGGAAGGGGGCTCCGCGTGAGACGTCGTACGGCCTACGCCGTCGTGTCCCTGCTCGCCGTCACGGCCACCGCCGCGGTCACCGGCTGCACGGCGCAGGACCAGAAGCAGCGGTCCGACAGCAACGCCCCCGAGCCCGGCACCCTGCGCGTCCTCGCCTCCAGCGAGCTGAGCGACATGGCGCCGATCCTCGAACAGGTCCGCAAGGACACCGGTATCAAGGTCCGCCCCACCTACATGGGCACCCTCTCCGCCGTCGACCTGCTCGCGAAGGGCAAGGTGGACGGCGCGTACGACGCGCTGTGGCTGTCCTCCGACGACTATCTGCGGCTGCGCCCCGAAGCGGCGAAGAAGGTCGTCTCCCAGACGCCGATCATGTCGAGCTCGGTGGCGATCGGGGTGAAGCCGGCGACCGTGAGCGCGCTGGGCTGGAAGCCCGAGGACGTCACCTGGTCGCAGGTCGACAAGGCCGTCGCGGACGGGAAGCTGACATACGGCATGACCGATCCGGCCCGCTCCAACTCCGGTTTCTCCACGCTGATCTCGGTGGCCTCGGGCCTGTCCGGGGCGCAGTCGGCGCTCACGGACGCGGACGTGGCGAAGGCGACCCCGCGGCTGAAGGAGTTCTTCAAGGGGCAGAAGCTGACGTCGGGGTCCTCGGGCTGGCTGGCGACGGCGTACGAGCGGCGCGGCACCGTGGACGCCCTGCTCAACTACGAGTCGATCCTCAAGGGCATGAAGGGGCTGACGGTCATCCGCCCGCGCGACGGCGTGGTGACCGCCGACTACCCGCTCTCCTCGCTCGCCTCCTCCAGCAAGGACACCCGCGAGAGTGTCCGCCGCCTCACCGAGGCGCTGCGCGCTCCGGCCGTCCAGCGGGAGATCACGCAGCAGACGCGGCGCCGCCCGGTCGTCGCCTCCGTCGCCCCGGCGGCCGGCCTCGACACCGGCCGACGGCGTGAACTCGCCTTCCCCGGCAGCCGGTCCGTCGCCGACCGCCTCCTGGACTCCTACGAGAACAAGCTCCGTCGGCCCTCCCGGACCGTGTACGTCCTCGACACCTCCGGCTCGATGGGCGGCGGTCGGCTCGCCCGGCTGAAGAAGGCGCTCACCGGACTGACGGGCGACTTCCGCGACCGCGAGGAGGTGACGCTGATGCCGTTCGGCTCGAAGGTCAAGAGCGTCCACACGCACGTGGTGCGGCCCGAGGACCCGGGGGCCGGTCTCGACGGCATCCGCAAGGACGCCGAGGCCCTCAGCGCCTCCGGCAACACCGCGATCTACACGTCGCTGGAGAAGGCGTACGAGCATCTGGGCGCGGGCGGCGACACGTTCACGTCGATCGTGCTGATGACGGACGGCGAGAACACGAGCGGCGCCGACCCCGAGGACTTCGACGGCTTCTACGGCCGGCTGCCGGACGGGCAGAAGGAGATCCCGGTCTTCCCGATCCTGTTCGGCGACTCCGACCGGGGCGAGCTCCAGCACATCGCCGACCTGACCGGCGGCCGCCTCTTCGACGCCCGCAAGGGTTCGCTCGACGGCGCATTCGAGGAGATCCGTGGCTACCAATAAGAACCCCCTGAGGTATCTGGAGTCCCGCAAGAACCTCACCGGCAGTGCCTGCGGGCTCGTCGGTCTGGCCCTCACCTTCGCGGGGGTCGCGGGCCCGTACTGGCCGGTCGTCGTCGCGGGGCTGTACGGGGCGGGCGCCCTGATCGCCCCGCCGGAGCGCCCTCCGCTGCCGGACTTCCCGGACCCCTCAGCCCAACTGGATGAGCTACGTGGCGACTTCGGCCGCCTGCGGGAGTATCTGGACGGTGTGGAACTGCCCCCGGCGGCGGCGGGCCGGCTCACCGAACTGACCGAGCTCCTGACCGCGCTGCTGGATCCCGGCTGGGTCGCCGAGGTGCTCGCGCAGGACCCGGAGGGCGTGCACGCGCTGTCCCGTGCCGTACGGCAGGACATTCCCGAGGCCGTCGACACCTTCGTACGGACACGGTGGTGGACCCGGCTGACGCCCGGCACCGAACCGCCGGAACGCCACCTGGAGCGCCAGCTCACCCTGCTGCACGAGGAGGGGGACCGGCTCGCGGCGGCTCTGCGGGAGGTCGAGGCCCGGCGCCAGGAGTCGCACACGCGCTATCTGGAGGACCGCGGCCGCTCGCGGTGAGCCGTCATCGGCCCTGGGCCAGGCCGGTTCGGGCGGCTGGGAGGCGTTGGTGGGGCGGGCGGCGAACGGGGAAAATGCGTGACCTCGGGGGGTGCTCGCCGGATGCGGTGACGGGATCTTCGGGTGGCGCCGGGCGGGGGTGAGGGATCGGCGGGCCGAGGAAAGTCGCGCTGGGCCGGGACGACCACCAGGGCGTCGCACGACCCGTGGGCATTGGCTCGCTGCGGCCGGCCTGAGCGGGAAGTCGACGTCGGACTCCGACAGGTCGAGCCTCTTCCGGCCGTCGTTCATCGGTGTGAGCGCGGTGATGATGGCCTATCAGAGGATGAAGGGGGCGTTCGGGTGGTCTGCACATCCCAAGCGCCTGCCGCATGGCGGCTCATCAGGGCGGCCTCGTAACGTCGGTGAAGATGACGTTGGTTCGGGTTCCGGTAACGCTGGCGACGCCAAGGTCTTTCGCTGTCGGCCACCTGAGATCAGCCGCATCCATCCGTCCCTCACTATTCCACGAGATGTGACCAAGTGAAACGTAGGCGATTGTGGGCAGGGCTCGCCGGAACGCTGGCGATTGCCACAGGCGTGACCGTCTGGGCGATTCAGCCCCATCCGACCCCGGCCACGGAATCCAAGTCCGCGCCAGGAACCTTGACGAAGCGTCATCAGGTCGACGTGCTCATGCAGACCGCCCTTCTGCAACAGAGTGAGGTCCACGACTCCAACGGGGCGGCCGATACCTACAGGCGGCTGCTGAAACTGGACCCTCGCAACAAGGTCGCCTGGTACAACCTGGGCGTCATCGGGCAGCAGGGCGGCAAGCCGGACGATGCCCGTACAGCCTATGACAAGGCCCTGGAGATCGATCCGTCGTTCACGTCGGCTCTCTTCAACGAGGCCATCCTGCTGAAGTCGAGCGACCCCGACCGGGCCATCGGACTCCTGAAGAAGTGCATCGCCGCCGATCCGAAGGCGGGAACGGCCTATCTGCAACTCGGGCAGGTCCTGGCGGAAAAGGACCGCGACGACGAGGCCGGGGAAGCATTCCGTCATGCCGTCGCGATCGATCCCTCCCTCCGTTCCCAAGTACCCGAAAGCTTCGGGGACTCCGTAACACCCTCCCCGACATCGAGCCAAGCAGGGAGCACCAGATGACGTCGACCGCGACTCCGAGGTTCTCCGTCTTCACGCCCAGCCACCAGCCCCGTTTTCTCGATGAGTGCCTGGCGACCCTGCAGGCGCAGACCTGTTCGGACTGGGAGTGGATCGTCCTGCTCAACAACGGCGCCCGGTGGCGGCCGGAGCGACCCGACGCGAGGGTCCGGGTGGAGATCGCGGACGACCTCCGCGGCGTCGGCGCCGCCAAGCGCAGGGCCTGTGAACTGGCGCGCGGCGAGATCCTCGTGGAACTCGACCACGACGATCTCCTGGCCAAGGCCTGCCTGACGGAGCTCGGCAAGGCGTTCGACGCGCATCCCGAGGCCGTTTTCGTCTACAGCAACACCGCGCAGATCACCGAGGACGGGAAGCGGGACGAGAGCCGTTTCGACGAATCGTGCGGCTGGCAGTACGAGGAGGTGAACGTCGACGGCCGCAAGCTGCTCCAGGTCATCTCCCTGGCGCCGACGCCGCACAACGTCGCCTACATCTGGTACGCGCCCAACCACGTGCGCGCGTTCCGCAAGGACAGCTACGAGAAGGCCGGCGGGTACGACGCCGCGCGTACGGTGCTGGACGACCAGGACCTGATGTGCCGCCTCTTCCACATCGGCGACTTCCACCACATCAACCGCTGCCTGTACCTCCAGCGGGTGCACCCCGCTAACACCCAGAGCGACCCGGAGATCAACAAACACATCCAGCGCGAGACCGTCGCCCTCTACGACAAGTACATCGAGGCCAACGCCCTCGCCTGGACCCAGCGGCGCGGACTGGTCGCGCTGGACCTCGGCGCGGCCCGCCGGAAGCCGCCCGGCTATGTGGGCGTGGACCAGCGCCCGGAAGAGGGCGTCGACATCGTCGCGACCCTGCCCGGGAAGCTGGACCTGCCCGACGGCTCCGTCGGCCTGATGCGGGCGGTGGAGTTCTTCGAGCACGTGCCCGCGAAGGTGCCTCTGATCAACGAGCTGTACCGGCTGCTGGCGCCCGGCGGCATGCTCCTCGTCATGTCGCCGAGCTCGGACGGCCGCGGGGCCTACCAGAACCCGGCGCACGTCGCCTACTACAACGAGAACTCGTTCTGGTACTACACGGACGACCAGTACCGTGCC is a window of Streptomyces mirabilis DNA encoding:
- a CDS encoding helix-turn-helix transcriptional regulator; translation: MSQRDPRDHREHGELGTALRYWRDRSTPQEAGLPRGGARRAPGLRREELAQLAGLSVDYVTRLEQGRATAPSDQVVGALARALRLSEPERDHLYRLAGQAPPAAGHISQHIPPSVQRLLDQLSQSPIGVHDAAYNLISWNPLWAALAGDPSGWRGRERNYVWRQFTGLPSRTTHTPEQEQRLRTALVSDLRSATARYPDDRGLRSLIADLRRESEPFRELWASHAVGFHKADTKTVHHPEVGTILLDCDTLAVPGGDLRITICSAAPGTEAAQQLALLATLGLQTTATALG
- a CDS encoding pyridoxal phosphate-dependent aminotransferase, whose translation is MQVIQSTKLANVCYEIRGPVLEEAMRLEAAGHRILKLNTGNPAAFGFECPPEILEDILRNVSTAHGYGDAKGLLAARRAVVMHNQTLGIETDVEHVFIGNGVSELIVMAMQGLLDDGDEVLVPAPDYPLWTAAVSLSGGTAVHYHCDEQSDWMPDLADVERKVTDRTKAIVIINPNNPTGAVYDEAMLRGLTDIARRHNLLVCSDEIYDKILYDDATHTPTASVAPDLLTLTFNGMSKAYRVAGYRVGWMSISGPRAHADSYIEGLTILANMRLCANMPGQHGVVAALSGRQTINDLVLPGGRLKEQRDVAYELLTQIPGVSCVKPKGALYLFPRLDPKVFKIKDDRQMVLDLLRREKIMVVQGTGFNWPESDHFRVVTLPSVGDLTDAVTRIGNFLDGYSQP
- a CDS encoding vWA domain-containing protein, whose protein sequence is MRRRTAYAVVSLLAVTATAAVTGCTAQDQKQRSDSNAPEPGTLRVLASSELSDMAPILEQVRKDTGIKVRPTYMGTLSAVDLLAKGKVDGAYDALWLSSDDYLRLRPEAAKKVVSQTPIMSSSVAIGVKPATVSALGWKPEDVTWSQVDKAVADGKLTYGMTDPARSNSGFSTLISVASGLSGAQSALTDADVAKATPRLKEFFKGQKLTSGSSGWLATAYERRGTVDALLNYESILKGMKGLTVIRPRDGVVTADYPLSSLASSSKDTRESVRRLTEALRAPAVQREITQQTRRRPVVASVAPAAGLDTGRRRELAFPGSRSVADRLLDSYENKLRRPSRTVYVLDTSGSMGGGRLARLKKALTGLTGDFRDREEVTLMPFGSKVKSVHTHVVRPEDPGAGLDGIRKDAEALSASGNTAIYTSLEKAYEHLGAGGDTFTSIVLMTDGENTSGADPEDFDGFYGRLPDGQKEIPVFPILFGDSDRGELQHIADLTGGRLFDARKGSLDGAFEEIRGYQ
- a CDS encoding SDR family NAD(P)-dependent oxidoreductase; amino-acid sequence: MLRSRQYRSAVPSSPCSRWSRGSRWLTPPWCSPGAATAWYCQSPRRGGLCPTARAARTASTRRPHVDILINNARITQPAKPVEELTGPDLQRVYDTNVLGPVRTLHAFLPLLRKAEHPVVVNVGSSLDSIIVATAAAGADAPSGAFVENGGTLPW
- a CDS encoding tetratricopeptide repeat protein, which codes for MKRRRLWAGLAGTLAIATGVTVWAIQPHPTPATESKSAPGTLTKRHQVDVLMQTALLQQSEVHDSNGAADTYRRLLKLDPRNKVAWYNLGVIGQQGGKPDDARTAYDKALEIDPSFTSALFNEAILLKSSDPDRAIGLLKKCIAADPKAGTAYLQLGQVLAEKDRDDEAGEAFRHAVAIDPSLRSQVPESFGDSVTPSPTSSQAGSTR
- a CDS encoding substrate-binding domain-containing protein — protein: MRRIAGIVLAVLLIGGVVAAVIGGREGQDKGTATKTVQGVIGSEKAEFFADPDVVKALAAKGFTVKTETSGSWAMDGLDLKGYDFAFPSSQAPADELAAKYHVRQPLPRPFYSPLVVVAHRSAAEVLAANGLATVGKGTGTLRMAAYLKAAGRDRTWQQLKGAAAHGELTGTLFIASTDPDTSNSGALYLAAASYVADGGRVASSAAAVGRTAPLMHKLVSVQGAQQSSTDAAFRDFISGAGNPLVLVYESQVAALLNQGQDVGDLTVLYPDTTANSDHTVVPLTPEGRALGELLSSDPTLRRLAVKHGFRPQGATGEFTAATAAHATYLNQKLTGVRQAPVPAYKVLHEMARRAGN
- a CDS encoding toxic anion resistance protein, which encodes MTTEDTFTLTPPEAVAPVPREKAGGLVPVDPSVQDEMARRAAEYVGSLAALDARSPEFAGKVGEIAGLGASEMRGAAAQSNRMLERTLRSLPDKGGDAQSHVAGSLVELRRVVEDLDPRDLPASKGRKFLSKLPGSNKLRDHVAKYASSQATLNKIVGSLRGGQDELRRDNAALQTERVRLWETMGKLQEYVVLTRALDTAVEEHIAAAEAVDPAQADTLRADVLFPVRQKHQDLLTQLAVCAQGYLAMDVVRRNNDELIKGVDRAATTTVSALRISVMLASALENQRKVVDQVNALRGTTEDLIRGNAEMLATQSGEIQRIAADPAVGAETLRTAFQQIYRTLDAIDTYKVRATESMAATVESLASELQYANAYLERSRSQGALEGGSA
- a CDS encoding glycosyltransferase is translated as MTSTATPRFSVFTPSHQPRFLDECLATLQAQTCSDWEWIVLLNNGARWRPERPDARVRVEIADDLRGVGAAKRRACELARGEILVELDHDDLLAKACLTELGKAFDAHPEAVFVYSNTAQITEDGKRDESRFDESCGWQYEEVNVDGRKLLQVISLAPTPHNVAYIWYAPNHVRAFRKDSYEKAGGYDAARTVLDDQDLMCRLFHIGDFHHINRCLYLQRVHPANTQSDPEINKHIQRETVALYDKYIEANALAWTQRRGLVALDLGAARRKPPGYVGVDQRPEEGVDIVATLPGKLDLPDGSVGLMRAVEFFEHVPAKVPLINELYRLLAPGGMLLVMSPSSDGRGAYQNPAHVAYYNENSFWYYTDDQYRAFVPEIEARFQSSRLVTYFPTEWHSQKGISYVVANLIAMKEGTPRCGGPLLV